ACTTGATGATTAATTACCGCTCCCTGCACTATGTCAGCAAACGTCGCGCTGAATTTGAGAAGTTGGGAGTGCCGGTTATTCACGCGCTTAATTACACCGAGGGCAGTGAAGAAGAATATTTTGCTGATAATAGCGGTGTATCTCCATCCCTGACTCCATTCTTCCTGGTAATGCCTGAAGATACTGGCAGCATCGATCCGGTGATTATCGCTGCTAATAAAGACGGCAATAAAGTAGTGATGGATGTACAGATGCAGGCCTTGATAGAGCGCGCCTGGAATCACGCCTCCCTCGCTTATCAAAGCAACACCAATAAAAAGGTGGCAACGTTTATTTGGAACTACCCGCCCGGGGAAAAAAATATCGGTGCGGCTTTCCTGGATGTACCCAGCTCGATTGAGTCGATTGCCCAGGCAATGCGCGAAAGAGGCTATGAGGTACATATCAGGGATTCAAAAACCCTTATCGATTGGGCCGGGCAGTTGTTGCGCCCCTATTATCGTCGCGAAGACAGCGTAGCCTTGATCGATAAAGGGCTGGCTGATTGGATGCCGCTGTCCACCTATCAAGCCTGGTTTGACCAACTGCCTGCAACTGTGCGGGATCCTATTGTAGAGCGTTGGGGCAAGCCGGAAGACAATGCCATGTTGGCCGAACATAACGGCGAGCCTGCATTTGTTATTCCCCGGATGACCCTCGGCAATTTGATTGTGTTGCCGCAAGGCGTTCGCGCGGACAATGCCAAGGATCACTCTTCCCTCTACCACGATATGAAAACCCCGGTGAACCACGCCTACCTGGCGGTTTACCTCTATGCGCGGGAAACCTTTGGTGCCGATGCCTATATTCACCTGGGAACCCATGGCTCCCAGGAGTGGCTCAGTGGCAAAGAGCGGGGTCTGTCGGTTTACGATGCACCTAGTTTGGCCCTGGGAAATATCCCGGTGTTCTACCCCTACATTATCGATAACGTGGGAGAGGCCATGCAGGCCAAGCGCCGTGGCCGTGCCACCATGATCAGCCACTTGACCCCAGGCTTTGCGAAAGCAGGCCTATATGCGGAAGTGGCTGAGTTGTCCGAGTTAATTGGCAATTACCTGGTATTGTCTGAGGGGCAGACCCGGGCTAATACCCAAGAGCGTATTATCGGTCTGGCCGAAGAGCTCAATATGCTCAAGGATCTGGAAATCAGTGCTGAAGCCTTAAGTGCGGATTTTGATGGCCAACTGAGCCGCTTGCAGGATCATTTGGGTCAATTGGCAGAGATGAGCCAGCCGCTGGGCATCCATCGTTTTGGTCAGTTGCCAAAGACCGAACACCTCACCAGTACCATGCTTCAAATGTTGGGTGAAGGGTTTATCACCGCAGCGGATGAATATGAGGCGGAGCACGGGTTGCGTTTGCCGGAAGAGCAAACCCGGGACGAGCGCAATGTTGTGGCTTTGGAAGCGCAGGCGGGGTTCCAGTTGCTGGATACCTTCCTGGAGGGCGGTGAGCTGGAGCAGGTTCCTGAGCCCTTGCAGGCCCAGTTGGATCAGGCCCGGGAATACTCCGATAACTTTGCCAAAATTGCCGAGCTGGAAAACCTGATGTCGGCACTCGATGGTAACTATATTCCTGTAAGCCATGGGGGTGACCCGATTCGCAACCCGCAGGCGGTGCCCACCGGCCGCAACCTGATTGGCTTTAACCCGGCTAAGGTGCCGTCGAAGGAAGCCTATGAAGCTGGTGTACAGCTGATGGACCAGACCATTGCTGACTACCATGCAAAGCACGGCCGCTTCCCGGACAAGTTGGCATTCTCCCTGTGGTCCCTTGAAACCATGCGCCACCAGGGAGCCCTGGAAGCCCAGATCCTGCACGCCCTGGGCCTAAAACCAAAGTGGAACCAGCAGGGCAATGTTACCGGTACAGAAGTTATTCCCTATTCGGAATTAAAGCGCCCGCGTATTGATGTCGTAATCTCTGCGACAGGCCTTTATCGGGATGCTTTCCCCAACGTGATGCTGTGGTTGGCAGAAGCCATTGATAAAGTGGCGCAGATGAAAGAAGACAATAACTTTGTCTACCGCCACAGCCAGGCATTGCAACAGCAGCTGCTGGAAGACGGCAACAGTGAAGAGGATGCTCGCTATTTGTCATCGGTGCGTATCTTCTCCAATGAAAGCGGCAACTATGGAACGGGCCTTGCCGCCGCCAGTCTGGCCTCTGACAGTTGGGAGGGGGATGACAAGCTCGCTGACCTCTATATGCGCCGTATGGGCTTTGCCTATGGTAAAGATGAATCCCGCTGGAGCGAGGATCAGCGCAGTGTTGAGCTGTACGGCAAAGTGCTGTCTGGCACTGATGGGGTGATTTTTTCCCGCTCCACCAACCTCTACGCCATGATGACCAATGACGATCCCTTCCAATACTTTGGCGGTATCGGTCTGGCGGTTCGCAATCTGGATGGCGCCACGCCGGAAATGTATGTTTCCAATTTGCGTCGCAAAGATAACGTAAAAGCGCAAACCCTTGCGGAGTTCGTCAACCAGGAAATGCGCAGCCGTTACTTCCACCCCCGCTGGATTGAGGCGATGCAGGATTCCGGCTACGCAGGCGCTACCGCTATCCTGGATCGCGTCAACAATATGTGGGGCTGGGAAGTAATGACCCCGGAAACCATTCGCGACGACCAATGGCAGGAAATGTTTGAAGTCTACGTGGATGACAAATATGAAATGGACATGCGCGAATTCTTCGAAGAGCACAATGCCGAGGCCCTGGCCCAGATGTTGGAGCGAATGCTGGAAGCGGTGCGCAAGGGATATTGGGATGCGAAGCCTGAAACCCTGGAGAAAATGGTAGAGACCTACACCGAGCTGGCAAATCAGTTTGATGTGGCTACCGACAATGACAAGTTCAAGGAATTCGTCAATCAGCAGGCACTAGGGTTCGGCCTTGCGGCCCTGGCCAATGCCCAGGTATTGGATAACCCTCAGGTTAGCAGCGCCAATGCTGCGCAACAGGTCAGTGGCCAGAAGCTGGAGCAGGTTGCAGAGCCGACTCCCAGTGATAAGCCGGAAAAGCTGATATGGCTACTGTTGATGGCTATAGTGTTGGCTGGCTTTGTCAGCGGTTTCTTTGATCATAAGTGGGTGCGAACCAAGCCCGCTTAATGCCCTTCTTTAACGGCACCCGATCTGCTTAAGGCCGGGTGCCGTTAACCCCCTCTGTTTTACCCCTTTCGTGTAAATAATCTTAAAGCTGCCTCGGCTACTGGGTTAAGAATTGTTGACCCCGGCAACTATTACTCTCTTACTGTGTTAGCTTTCTATATAGAAGGTGAAAAGTGCATTTTGATTACTTTGTAAATCATTAAGCTTGCAGCTTGTCAGATTAATAGGGCTACAGCTTGGTGAGCTTCTGACTAAAGCTGTCTCTTGAAAGGAGGTTGGAACGATGGGAAAACGATATCAGGCGGCCTTCCTGGGCCTTATATCGATTACGGCAAATGCCTGGTCTCTGGAAAACCCTTACTCGAGCAATGGGGTGGTGGCTGGGGGTTCTGCCAAAGTAGAAACGGAGAACCTGTTTTCCTGTGCTTCCGGTCGCTCCCGGTTGTCGCCAATGGGGGTGAAGCAGGTAGAGGGCAAAGCCTTTACCGTTCCGGCTGAAGTGAATTACAGCAAGCGGTACTTTGCTGCGGATCTCTATAACCAGTGCTCTGGGGTCACTCCATCCTCATTGGATGATATTGATCTTACAAAGGTACCGGTGGTCGATATCGACAAAGAAGGTGAGGTGGTTACCGGTTATATCTTTGCCGACAATTATTTTGAGCTATATATCAATGGCAAGTTAGTTGCTGTTGATCCGGTTCCATTTACGCCGTTTAACTCCAGTGTGGTTAAGTTCAGGGTGAAGAGACCCTACGATATCGCTGTAAAAGCGGTTGACTGGGAGGAGAACTTAGGGGAAGGCACAGAGAGTAACAGAGGTGTCCGCACCCATGCCGGTGACGGTGGCTTTATTGCAAGCTTTTCAGATGGTACCAAGACGAATTCAAAGTGGCATGCACAAACTTTTTATACAGCACCTATTTATGATTTGGGGTGCTTGAAAGAGCGGGGAGAAGAGCGAACCTCCTCGGACTGTGCTGAGAGGCCCCCAAAACCAGGTGCACAAGTCTATTCTCTGCACTGGGATATTCCGAAAAATTGGAAAGTCGACGATCGCTATCTTTCTTGGCCTTATGCGACAGAGTACTCGGAGCAGCAGATAGGTGTGGACAATAAAAACGCGTATATGAATTTTCGGGAACAGTTTTATGGCAGTGGAGCTAAATTTATCTGGTCAAAAAACATAGTCCTGGATAATTTGGTGTTGTTGCGCTATCGAGTTGAGTAACAGTGTCGTCATTGGCCAATTAATTGCTGTGCGTTGAAGTCACTGCGCACAGCTTTATCTCTACCCAGCCAAGAATAAATAGATTGTCTGAATTGCCTGCCTAGTTACGATTTTCCAGTTTGTCCTTATATTCACTTTTTCTCACAGAAAATTCCATTCCAAAATGGAATAGAAATTTGAGCTTCAACTTTTTTCTTCTATTGCCTTTCGTACACTGAAATTATTAATTCTGCTTAAAAATCTACCAAATTTGTTTCTTGTGAAACTTATTTTTTGGTTTTTTGTAGGTGACTCCTGATCGTATTTGGGGGAATCTCGCCACTGGTATTTGGCTTGAACTAATTTGGTGTAAAAAGGGTTTTCGTGAAATATGTCTGCTTTAATTCCGACGTTCCCCACAGTTTTGAAAAATAATTTAGATTCTGTTCAATTTTTATGAAAATTATGTGAAAAATTTCCCAAAAAAAAGCTGCGTGATAATTAGGATCGATCGTCTCAACTAAATATCGAATGTTAAGAATCGTAAAGATGCCAACATGAGGTAGGGCTGGTTAAGCTGTCGATAGGACGTGCTTTGCCGTTGCACGTAGCATTATTTTGAGAGAAAAGCTTGTGAGAAAAATAATTCCTCTCGTCGCCATTGCAGTGGCAGCAGGGTATTTCGTTTGGGCCAAAAGCCAATCTGAAGGTCAAAAACCAGTCGCTGAGCTAGAAAAGCCCAAGCCAGCTATCAGTAAATCTGCTCAAAAAGCAGAGCCGCTTAAACCTGAGGAGGTTCAGGTGGGTGAAGAGGAGCTCCTCGAAAGTGATGAAGAAAAAGCACTTTGGGTTGAGTCAGAGCTGGCCAGGGAAGCTCTTCATGAAAATGGTCGCCTACCCGTAGATCTCAATGGTGAAACCTATCTCGAGCTGGATATTGATATGCTCCGGAATCTCACTGTTGGTGATTACGTCGACATTGACTTGCCAGGTATTGAAGGTGATTACGATGCTCAGGTTGGCAGTATCGAAGAGCATGCCAGCGGCAACAAAAGCCTACAATTAAATTTTCCGGGGATGACTCGCCTGCATGGCGCAACTTTTACGCTCGGAGCAAATTCTGTTTATGCACAACTAAACTTACCTTCCGGATCATATACTATGGAAGCTCAGGGTAGTTATGCGTGGATAGCGCCTAATGGTGCATTAATTAAAAACCACGTAGAGAAACACGATAAGGATATGTCCTCGGAAGCACCTCGTGAAAAGACCTGGTCGGATGACGATGTTCCGCTAAACGACTTCAAATAAGAAGAAATTGATTCAAGGTAATTATGCTTTGAGTTAATAGTCAGGCAAAGGAAGGCCCAAGAAAATCCTGCAGATACCGGGGGCTCGTCTCCTCAGGCGGTTAAAAGGCTAGGGATAGCTTTTTGATCGAGTCAGGGTATTAAAAGCGTATTGTTACTCCTTTGGGCAGCAATTTTATTTAATTGCTGGGGGAGGAGTGTGCACTACTTATTATAATAAAAGGAGTCTTATAATGAACCTGAAGAAAAGCCTGGCTGCTGCTATTGCAGCACTGACCGTTTCTGGCGCTGCGAGTGCCGATACTGTCGATATCGCTATTATGTACACTGCACCAGCTGCGGAGTATACCGGTGATATCTCAGCCAAAATCGATAACTATATCAGCTATGCCAACAATTCCTTTTCAAGGAATGGTATTGATATCCAGTTGAACCTGGTAGACACCTGGCAAGCTTCCAGTTCAGATTTTCGTGTAAACGAAGAGACCCTGGACCTGATTACCTTCCACAACACTGTGAATAACTGGCGATCCTCTGAAAAGGCGGATATGGTGGTTTTCCTGGGTAAAGCTGAAGAAACCGTAATCGACGGCAATACTTACATTACCTGTGGTATTGCCTGGGTTGGACAGGGTAGCAATGGCACCATGTACTCCAGCGCAAAAGAGCGTGCTTACAGCGTAACTGGCGTTGACTGTGGTTATAACACCTTCGTTCACGAGCTGGGCCACAATATGGGTCTGGTTCACTCAACCAAGCAGGGTGATACCTCTGGTGGCGTTTACTCTTACGGTATGGGTCACGGTGTAGACAACAAGTTCTCTACCATCATGGCTTACCCTTGGAGATACGGCGAAAACGTTACCCAGTACGATTGGTTCTCTGATCCTGACTGGTACGAGTGTGGTGGCTTGGCCTGTGGTGAGCGCTCAAACGGCGTAGACGTTTCAAACGCTTACCGTGCTCTCGGTCCTATCACTGATGATCTCTCTGGTTACTACTAATCGGCACTAATTTGCTGAAAGTAATTGTAGAGATTACTGGCTTATAGCCAAGGGAAATCGGGAGGTGCTCTCCCGATTTTCCATCTGAAAAGAACGGTTAATTAACCAAAAAACCGAATACTGAGTGGGTAGCGCCAGAATAGGCCTTCATTGGCCCGGATTGCACCAATCACAATAAATATAACATTGATTATTGCTAATGCAATCAGCCCCAAAATACCGATAACAAAAAATATCATTATGACGGAAATTATAGAATAGATAAGCAGGCTTAACATCCAGTTAAATATCATCTTGCCGTGTTTATCGATTTCTTGAGAGCGGTCCCTTGTTGTTGCCCACATAATAATGGGTAAAACAAAACCAGCACCAGGAATTACGATCCAAGCCAATTGACTTAGATGAAGCAGCATTATGAAGGTATTTAGTTCCATATCCCAAGGGCGATAATCTTCCATTTAGCGACTTTCCTTTTGATCCAATGTCCTGTGTAAGCTGACTTACCTAGCTGGCTCTTCCGGTTGACAGATAAAAACCCCAGTCATCTCTCCCTTGCGCAATAGCAGCTCGGGCAGCTTTATCTGTGTCATAACTTACCTTAAAAAATTCTGCGCTCCAGGCTCCATTTTTGCTTCTCTCTATCAGGGCGTAACTCGCATGGGGGCTAAAGGTTTCCATAATATGGGGTTGCGGTTCACTGTCAGTATAAGCAGGTAGCCCAGCGCTGCCTGGATTTAAGACCAGCTGGCCACTACTGACAGAGATACAGCGTGGTTGATGTGTATGCCCACATAGAATGACTTTTGAGGGAATCTTTCCAAGGAGGTTGAGGATTTCATGGTTGGAACGTATCTGGGGGCGGCCGCTGCTGGTATCTTCTAGCAGATATATGAGGTCACTACTGGGTGTTCCATGGCAAAGAAAGACTTCATCGGTGATTTGTAAGCTGGGTGGTAACTGCTTCATCCATAATAGTGGTTCAACACCAAGGTCTTTCAGAATAAATTGCAGGGTTGGGTTGCTTTCTATTTCGGTAGGTGTGGCTTCATATATTTGCCGGTCCTGATTACCGCGAATAGTCGTGTAACCTTGCTCCATTAAGCGTTCATAGGTGAGTCGTGGCGCAATAGGGCCATATAAAATATCACCCAGGTTCACCGTTAGATCGGCGCCTCTCTTTTTTAGATCAGCAACAATGGCATCGAGGGCATAAATATTGCTATGGATGTCAGACAGGACCGCTATTCGCATTGAGCTCTCCGCTGGACTGCTGAAAGTACTTTGACTGCCGCTATATTTTCACAGAAAGCTTCCTGTCGTCCATAAAACTATAAAAAATCAGCGGTCAAAAGCCAGGCGAGAGGCCAAGCCGAGGAAAATAACTCCAAGAAAACCATCCAGGTGCCGCTGAATATTGGCCTGTGTAGCAAGAGATTTTCCCAGCTTGCTAAACGATAGAGATACCAGGGTGTTAAAAGCCAGCGCTGTAATGCTTAAGAGTACGCCCAATACAAGGATTTGGGTCGTGATTGCTTGGGATGGCACGGTAAATTGAGGCAGGAAAAGGCTAAAGAAAAGTAGGGCTTTGGGGTTCATTAGGTTGTTGAGTAAGCCCCGGGCGATCAGCTGTGTTGCCGACAGAACCACGGTATCTGGTTGGTTATTTTTTGTCACTTTATTTGAACGCCAATTGCGAAGGAGTGACAATCCAAGCCAAGCTAAATATACGGCGCCTACCAGTTTTACTACCAGTGCTACCAGAGGCATCGTCTGCATAATATGTCCGAGTCCGAGAGCAACTAGCGCCGTTTGCACCATCCCGGCAGTAAAAATGCCCAATGAGATCATTGCTCCTGCAGTAAATCCGCGAGCCGAAGAGTAAGCAGATATTAACAGTAGGTCAGGACCAGGGGAGGCCGCTAGAACAATCGCTGCGATCAAGAAGGCGGGTAAAATACTGAGGTCGATCATATGAGGGGTGCCCTGAAATTGCGATTTTATCACAGCAGGTGAGCTTACTTCTATGATGGCCGTGCCTTGCTTTTTCCCTGGCTTCTACAATAGAAGTGAGTTCTACGACAGGGTGCAATGGTACCAGTGAGCCATATAGACCGGGTGTTAGTGGTTGGTGCGGGTCCAACGGGGTTGGCGGCAGCTTGTGCTTTGTCTTTCTATGGAATCAAATGCCGAATAGTTGAACGCCGTAGCAAGCCCAGTGAACTCTCTCGGGCAGTCGGTATTTTTCCCTGCACCATCAGGCGCCTTCTTAAGGTTGGTGTTTCAGATAATTTGGTCTCTGAGGCGATGCGACTCTGCAAAGTTCAATATCTTCAAGCGGGTAGGCCGCTGTTATTTTTGGACAACCGGGGCGATGCATATAAAGAGTATGTGGGCTTTGGGTTACCGCAAAATCGCACTGAGGAGATCTTGAAGGACGCTCTGCTCACGCAGGGTGTTGTAGTTGAATACGGTATTGCCGCTACTGAGGTGGGCTCTAGTGAGCACAGAGTGGAAGTCACCCTGTCTGACGGCAGTGTCGAATGCTTTGACTGGTTAATTGCTGCTGACGGAGTTCATTCAACAATTCGTGAAAAGCTGGGCATTCCCTTTCCGGGTATAGATTTGCCACAACCCTGGGGGGTTGCTGATGTGGACACAGAGGAGAAGTGTGACCCTGACTTGATTAGTGTAGATATTCAGAAGCCCGGCAATCAATTTACGATTGTTTTGCCCATGGGGAAGCAGCGATTAAGAGTAGTTGCTACCCAGCCAGATGCATTAGCAGCCTTACATCAACCGTTAAACATCAGTAATATCCGCCGTTCCGGTAGTTTTCAAATTTCCATTCGCCAGGCGAAAAGTTATCGCTCCCAGCGCGTACTTTTAGTGGGAGATGCCGCTCACTGCCATTCTCCGGTAGGTGGTAAAGGTATGAACCTGGGTATTGCCGATGCGATAGCTGCGGTTGATGCCATTATAAACGGCACAGTAGATAGTTATTCTGATGAGAGGCATAAAATAGGCGCGGCGACTATCCGGAAGACAGAAATTATTAGACGAATTATTAGTTCAAATGCCTGGGTGAATATAGAGTTGGTTCGTATTCTGGCAAAGCTTATTGTAACTTTCCCTGTAGTGCGACATGCCTATATCCAAAACCTGACAAAGCTCTAAGAGGTTGGTTATTCCTTAAGGATTTTGTTGTAGCCATAGGTATCATTGCCGTAGACCTGGAAAGTGCTGACGTCGGGAATATCATATTCAATTAAACCCTCGTCAGTTGAATACATGTCCTTGCCATAAGGGGCTACTTTTACGTGGTTAGCAGTGCATCTTGCTACAAAGGAAAATCGCCCTTGAGTCTTACTGCTGTTTGGGTATGAGGCATGCATGTTTAATGATGAGAAAATCAAGCACTCTCCAGCCTTCATCTTAATATCCTTTACTTCGAACTGGTCAAAGAAATCTTCTCCAATCAACTTGAGAGCAGTAAATAGGACAAGAGCACTTTTGTTAAACGTCCTTCCATAAAAAGCGACCTTTACTGCGTGGTATAGATAAACTGGCGACAGGGGTAGTAAGGATAAGTAGAATATCTTGTTATTGGGCGTAAAATTATAAAGATAGTCGATCCTGGCGTCGGTAAAGGAGCCTGCCAGTATCCGCAAACATCCATTTTCGGGGGTGGAATCTGTGAGAGCAACCCAAGCATTTAGTTGGATTATTGCTGGAGAAGTTTCTTGAGTAGGTTGTAACTTCGCATATTTCCCGGCCTCTCTAAAAGTTGCATTTTGGTGCCAAGGGGTTTCGTCGGTTCCTGGTAATTTATGAAAGAACTGGCTGCGCCAACACAAAACTTCATGTCCGAGAAGGCTGGCGAGACGTTGGGATATTTGGGGCTTTCGGATCAACTCCCGAAATGGCTTAAGTCGCAGTGCTTGGTACAATCCCGCATAGTCTATTGACCAGCGTCCATGTTTCTTCTCTATTTGGGGAATATGCTGCCCCAAATAACAAGTACCCTGGAAATCACTGTCGTACTCCTCTAGGGCCAGTACCTTCAGTTGTTCGGCCCCCTTTTTGTCAATTGCTTGGAAAGGGGGAGATATCCATTCTGCTCAAAAAACGAGAGGTCTCCATCGCTGAGAAAAAAGTTGTCATCTCCCCCTGCATTTGACCATTTTCTTGGTAGGTTTATCTTTAAGTCTTTTAGCTGATCAAGTGTTTCTAATAGCTTTTGTTTTTTAGTTTTCTGCCAGGGTAGGATGAATACTCGATAAAGTAGTATTGTTGTGACTCCAGCTAATATTTTGAGGTGCTGAATATTTGAGATTGGAAAATTAGCAGTGTC
This DNA window, taken from Microbulbifer sp. MKSA007, encodes the following:
- a CDS encoding DUF4870 domain-containing protein, whose amino-acid sequence is MEDYRPWDMELNTFIMLLHLSQLAWIVIPGAGFVLPIIMWATTRDRSQEIDKHGKMIFNWMLSLLIYSIISVIMIFFVIGILGLIALAIINVIFIVIGAIRANEGLFWRYPLSIRFFG
- the cobN gene encoding cobaltochelatase subunit CobN, whose translation is MRNKLWTRFVCLLMSLAFATFAQASDKPKVLLMMSSHTAKAKGTLLTDLSADQPFELEIFNSKGKSDEEIDLAWSSAELIMLDGINPALSAFMFGKFQPMLAKHPQVPVISLGDADNKSMNQGLAESEHRAIAAYFNNAGRNNYRHMMQFLSAEVFDLSSGSVPAPIIVPKVGFYHPRLEQLVTDKEEFFFDWLKPAEQQPVIAVAIHRSVVDYEQQQVVDTLLDGLESKGAKAFAFFFEGEDLPLSYPDLLQTDSGNTRVDLMINYRSLHYVSKRRAEFEKLGVPVIHALNYTEGSEEEYFADNSGVSPSLTPFFLVMPEDTGSIDPVIIAANKDGNKVVMDVQMQALIERAWNHASLAYQSNTNKKVATFIWNYPPGEKNIGAAFLDVPSSIESIAQAMRERGYEVHIRDSKTLIDWAGQLLRPYYRREDSVALIDKGLADWMPLSTYQAWFDQLPATVRDPIVERWGKPEDNAMLAEHNGEPAFVIPRMTLGNLIVLPQGVRADNAKDHSSLYHDMKTPVNHAYLAVYLYARETFGADAYIHLGTHGSQEWLSGKERGLSVYDAPSLALGNIPVFYPYIIDNVGEAMQAKRRGRATMISHLTPGFAKAGLYAEVAELSELIGNYLVLSEGQTRANTQERIIGLAEELNMLKDLEISAEALSADFDGQLSRLQDHLGQLAEMSQPLGIHRFGQLPKTEHLTSTMLQMLGEGFITAADEYEAEHGLRLPEEQTRDERNVVALEAQAGFQLLDTFLEGGELEQVPEPLQAQLDQAREYSDNFAKIAELENLMSALDGNYIPVSHGGDPIRNPQAVPTGRNLIGFNPAKVPSKEAYEAGVQLMDQTIADYHAKHGRFPDKLAFSLWSLETMRHQGALEAQILHALGLKPKWNQQGNVTGTEVIPYSELKRPRIDVVISATGLYRDAFPNVMLWLAEAIDKVAQMKEDNNFVYRHSQALQQQLLEDGNSEEDARYLSSVRIFSNESGNYGTGLAAASLASDSWEGDDKLADLYMRRMGFAYGKDESRWSEDQRSVELYGKVLSGTDGVIFSRSTNLYAMMTNDDPFQYFGGIGLAVRNLDGATPEMYVSNLRRKDNVKAQTLAEFVNQEMRSRYFHPRWIEAMQDSGYAGATAILDRVNNMWGWEVMTPETIRDDQWQEMFEVYVDDKYEMDMREFFEEHNAEALAQMLERMLEAVRKGYWDAKPETLEKMVETYTELANQFDVATDNDKFKEFVNQQALGFGLAALANAQVLDNPQVSSANAAQQVSGQKLEQVAEPTPSDKPEKLIWLLLMAIVLAGFVSGFFDHKWVRTKPA
- a CDS encoding LysE family translocator, translated to MIDLSILPAFLIAAIVLAASPGPDLLLISAYSSARGFTAGAMISLGIFTAGMVQTALVALGLGHIMQTMPLVALVVKLVGAVYLAWLGLSLLRNWRSNKVTKNNQPDTVVLSATQLIARGLLNNLMNPKALLFFSLFLPQFTVPSQAITTQILVLGVLLSITALAFNTLVSLSFSKLGKSLATQANIQRHLDGFLGVIFLGLASRLAFDR
- a CDS encoding FAD-dependent monooxygenase, with protein sequence MSHIDRVLVVGAGPTGLAAACALSFYGIKCRIVERRSKPSELSRAVGIFPCTIRRLLKVGVSDNLVSEAMRLCKVQYLQAGRPLLFLDNRGDAYKEYVGFGLPQNRTEEILKDALLTQGVVVEYGIAATEVGSSEHRVEVTLSDGSVECFDWLIAADGVHSTIREKLGIPFPGIDLPQPWGVADVDTEEKCDPDLISVDIQKPGNQFTIVLPMGKQRLRVVATQPDALAALHQPLNISNIRRSGSFQISIRQAKSYRSQRVLLVGDAAHCHSPVGGKGMNLGIADAIAAVDAIINGTVDSYSDERHKIGAATIRKTEIIRRIISSNAWVNIELVRILAKLIVTFPVVRHAYIQNLTKL
- a CDS encoding zinc-dependent metalloprotease family protein, producing MNLKKSLAAAIAALTVSGAASADTVDIAIMYTAPAAEYTGDISAKIDNYISYANNSFSRNGIDIQLNLVDTWQASSSDFRVNEETLDLITFHNTVNNWRSSEKADMVVFLGKAEETVIDGNTYITCGIAWVGQGSNGTMYSSAKERAYSVTGVDCGYNTFVHELGHNMGLVHSTKQGDTSGGVYSYGMGHGVDNKFSTIMAYPWRYGENVTQYDWFSDPDWYECGGLACGERSNGVDVSNAYRALGPITDDLSGYY
- a CDS encoding phytanoyl-CoA dioxygenase family protein; this encodes MGQHIPQIEKKHGRWSIDYAGLYQALRLKPFRELIRKPQISQRLASLLGHEVLCWRSQFFHKLPGTDETPWHQNATFREAGKYAKLQPTQETSPAIIQLNAWVALTDSTPENGCLRILAGSFTDARIDYLYNFTPNNKIFYLSLLPLSPVYLYHAVKVAFYGRTFNKSALVLFTALKLIGEDFFDQFEVKDIKMKAGECLIFSSLNMHASYPNSSKTQGRFSFVARCTANHVKVAPYGKDMYSTDEGLIEYDIPDVSTFQVYGNDTYGYNKILKE
- a CDS encoding metallophosphoesterase family protein gives rise to the protein MRIAVLSDIHSNIYALDAIVADLKKRGADLTVNLGDILYGPIAPRLTYERLMEQGYTTIRGNQDRQIYEATPTEIESNPTLQFILKDLGVEPLLWMKQLPPSLQITDEVFLCHGTPSSDLIYLLEDTSSGRPQIRSNHEILNLLGKIPSKVILCGHTHQPRCISVSSGQLVLNPGSAGLPAYTDSEPQPHIMETFSPHASYALIERSKNGAWSAEFFKVSYDTDKAARAAIAQGRDDWGFYLSTGRAS